The following coding sequences are from one Primulina eburnea isolate SZY01 chromosome 15, ASM2296580v1, whole genome shotgun sequence window:
- the LOC140815567 gene encoding uncharacterized protein encodes MEERLSDVKLKLIGRRCGDGRRYNLPSASEVAALIVRDFDEPLGDRDILVETQMGKLKCINQLNPAYLALHYPLIFPYGEDGYREDISFSESKSNSVGIKKLRFEMYKDLHDALLRSETNPSTQGKRTILPSTFTGGARYMIQNYQDAMAICKWVGYPDLFMTFTCNTKWPEIVRFVEELRGATCYDDISIFNGVQCHSFRDACYALGLLNDDKEYIDGIVEASHWTSTQSLRVLFATLSSSDSTRQLEVVWESCWTYLSDDILYKQRNLLHHQELELNEDKIKSHGLVEIEKLLRSYGKSLRGFQSMPFPSDEYFQSSRNSLIHDEMWFDRRVLFREYHNLLNNLNDQKRQIYNSIMTVVDFEYERDSLCIWIWRYWKNIFLENSVCMLEIKWRNCFERIAYLLHPGGRTAHSCFSIPFNPTEESTCNIKQGSPPAELIVKSKLIIWGEAPMTHKFCFEALDKIMKDIIRFVNPSSLHMPFGGKTVVFGDDFRQILPNLGSDEEYAEMKKISDWIANLGDGKIEKANDGYATIDIPD; translated from the exons ATGGAAGAACGACTATCCGATGTTAAATTAAAGCTGATTGGTAGAAGATGTGGTGATGGAAGAAGATATAATCTTCCTTCTGCTTCTGAAGTTGCAGCATTGATTGTGAGAGATTTCGACGAGCCTCTAGGTGATAGAGATATTTTAGTCGAAACACAAATGGGAAAACTTAAATGTATCAATCAACTAAATCCTGCATATCTTGCCCTCCACTATCCACTAATTTTTCCCTATGGTGAGGACGGTTACAGAGAAGATATCTCATTCTCAGaatctaaatcaaattctgtaGGGATAAAAAAA TTGAGATTtgagatgtacaaagatcttcATGATGCACTTCTGCGCAGTGAAACAAATCCGTCCACTCAAGGAAAACGTACTATATTGCCTTCTACGTTTACTGGAGGGGCCAGATATATGATTCAGAACTATCAAGATGCAATGGCTATATGCAAATGGGTCGGCTACCCAGATTTGTTTATGACATTTACATGCAACACAAAATGGCCAGAAATTGTGAGATTTGTCGAGGAAC TTCGTGGTGCCACGTGCTATGATGATATATCTATTTTCAACGGCGTTCAATGCCATTCATTTCGTGATGCTTGCTATGCATTAGGGCTGTTGAATGATGATAAGGAGTACATTGATGGAATCGTTGAGGCAAGTCATTGGACTTCAACACAATCCTTGAGAGTTTTATTTGCTACTCTATCGTCATCAGACAGTACCCGTCAACTTGAAGTAGTTTGGGAGTCCTGCTGGACATATTTATCAGATGATATTTTATACAAACAACGTAACTTGCTGCATCATCAAG AATTGGAATTGAATGAGGATAAAATTAAAAGTCATGGGTTGGTGGAAATTGAGAAGCTATTGCGAAGTTATGGAAAGAGTTTACGTGGATTTCAATCAATGCCATTTCCAAGTGATGAATATTTTCAGTCTTCACGAAATAGCCTAATACATGATGAGATGTGGTTTGATAGAAGAGTTCTGTTCAGAGAATATCATAATCTCctaaataatttgaatgatCAAAAACGCCAAATATATAATTCGATTATGACTGTTGTTGATTTCGAATACGAGAGGGATTCTCTTTGTATATGGATATGGAGATActggaaaaacatttttttggaAAACTCTGTCTGCATGCTTGAGATCAAATGGAGAAATTGTTTTGAACGTATAGCATATCTTCTACACCCTGGTGGAAGAACTGCTCATTCTTGCTTTTCAATTCCATTTAATCCTACTGAGGAATCAACATGCAATATCAAGCAAGGAAGTCCTCCTGCAGAACTTATAGTAAAATCTAAACTTATCATTTGGGGTGAGGCTCCAATGACACACAAGTTTTGTTTTGAAGCTCTggataaaattatgaaagatataATAAGATTCGTCAATCCTTCAAGCCTTCATATGCCTTTTGGAGGAAAAACAGTTGTTTTCGGCGATGATTTTCGACAAATATTGCCT AATTTGGGTTCTGATGAAGAATATGctgaaatgaaaaaaatttcGGATTGGATTGCTAATTTAGGAGATGGAAAAATTGAGAAAGCAAATGATGGTTATGCAACAATTGATATTCCAGACTAA
- the LOC140814817 gene encoding rhomboid-like protein 14, mitochondrial has product MDGGRGKGRILALLLVHAFGEYWRLDRKPPVTAGLVAANTLIYLRPRFLQPILPTINQVWFNPYLILKHKDLNRFLLSAFYHVSESHLFYNMSSLLWKGIQLETAMGSVKFAAMIASLVGMSQGITLLLAKASLLFNYERFYYNEYSAGFSGVLFAMKVVLYSEGYNNYTYVHGLMVPARYAAWAELILIQMFVPGVSFLGHLGGVLAGLLYLYIKSLYSGPNPLLRLISNFTGILSWPLRYMSRMRSRSSRSRISGRGTLGRSGVGNVAGIWRCQSCTFDNSGFSSECEMCGMGRYDSESPRFDDHDAWTLPPEELRQRRIDRFGR; this is encoded by the exons ATGGATGGAGGAAGGGGAAAAGGCAGGATACTTGCGCTGCTTTTGGTGCACGCGTTCGGCGAGTATTGGCGCTTGGACAGGAAGCCACCGGTCACGGCGGGGCTTGTAGCTGCTAATACTCTTATTTACTTGCGACCCAGGTTTCTGCAGCCGATTCTGCCTACCATTAACCAAGTCTGGTTCAATCCCTACCTTATTCTAAAG CACAAGGATCTGAACCGGTTTCTCTTATCTGCATTTTACCACGTGAGTGAGTCTCACCTTTTCTACAATATGTCGTCACTATTATGGAAGGGGATACAACTGGAGACTGCAATGGGAAGTGTGAAATTCGCAGCTATGATTGCTTCACTTGTGGGTATGTCTCAGGGCATCACACTACTACTTGCAAAAGCTTCTCTTCTTTTTAATTACGAGAGATTCTATTACAACGAATATTCTGCGGGTTTTTCTGGTGTGCTTTTTGCAATGAAAGTGGTCCTTTACTCCGAGGGGTACAATAATTATACATACGTGCATGGACTCATGGTTCCAGCACGCTATGCTGCATGGGCAGAACTTATCCTCATCCAAATGTTTGTACCTGGTGTCTCTTTTCTTGGTCATCTTGGGGGAGTACTTGCCGGACTTCTGTATTTATACATAAAATCTTTATATTCCGGTCCAAATCCACTTTTGCGGTTAATCAGCAATTTCACAGGCATTTTAAGTTGGCCTTTGAGATACATGAGCAGGATGAGGTCACGTTCTTCAAGAAGCAGGATTTCTGGTAGAGGAACTCTTGGCCGGAGTGGGGTAGGCAATGTAGCTGGTATATGGAGATGTCAATCGTGTACATTTGATAATTCAGGTTTTTCGAGTGAATGTGAAATGTGTGGGATGGGTCGTTATGATAGTGAGTCGCCCCGCTTTGATGATCACGATGCTTGGACTCTACCCCCCGAGGAATTGCGTCAGAGGAGAATTGACAGGTTTGGTAGATGA
- the LOC140815568 gene encoding uncharacterized mitochondrial protein AtMg00860-like — MKKTLQVLRDRKLYEKFCKYEFWLERVTFFGQIVSREGIEVDSSKVESVKDWTMPKSVVESVKEWKGPKSVMEVRRFLGLVGSYRKFIKGFSTIAVPLTSLTKKNAKFV, encoded by the coding sequence ATGAAGAAGACCTTGCAAGTTTTACGAGATCGGAAATTATATGAAAAGTTCTGCAAGTACGAGTTTTGGCTAGAGAGGGTGACATTCTTTGGCCAGATCGTGTCAAGGGAAGGAATAGAAGTTGATTCATCTAAGGTCGAGTCAGTGAAAGACTGGACAATGCCTAAAAGTGTGGTCGAGTCAGTGAAAGAGTGGAAAGGGCCTAAAAGTGTAATGGAAGTTCGCCGTTTCTTAGGTTTAGTTGGCTCCTATCGCAAGTTCATAAAGGGTTTTTCAACCATTGCAGTACCTTTGACAtctttgacgaagaagaatgcaaaatttGTATAG